The following are encoded together in the Myxococcus virescens genome:
- a CDS encoding isoprenylcysteine carboxyl methyltransferase family protein: MVTSPHALFLGFMAALVVERLMELVLSKRNAARAFARGGVETGQRHYRFMVVFHTLFLVACVAEVFLLRRGFPGAWGWAALVGAVLAQGLRYWAIATLGDRWNSRIIVVPGLAPVTGGPYRFLRHPNYVAVVLELACVPLIHGAWWTALVFSVGNAALLYVRIRAEEAALGDVYAQAFSHRPRFIPEVPRG; the protein is encoded by the coding sequence ATGGTGACCTCCCCACACGCCCTCTTCCTGGGCTTCATGGCCGCGCTCGTCGTGGAGCGGCTGATGGAGCTGGTGCTCTCCAAGCGCAACGCCGCCCGGGCCTTCGCGCGCGGTGGGGTGGAGACGGGGCAGCGGCACTACCGCTTCATGGTGGTGTTCCACACGCTGTTCCTGGTGGCGTGCGTGGCGGAGGTGTTCCTGCTGCGGCGCGGCTTCCCGGGCGCGTGGGGCTGGGCGGCGCTGGTGGGCGCGGTGCTGGCGCAGGGGCTGCGGTACTGGGCCATCGCCACGTTGGGCGACCGGTGGAACTCGCGCATCATCGTGGTACCGGGGCTGGCGCCGGTGACGGGCGGGCCCTATCGCTTCCTGCGCCATCCCAACTATGTCGCGGTGGTGTTGGAACTGGCGTGCGTGCCGCTCATCCACGGTGCATGGTGGACGGCGCTGGTCTTCTCAGTGGGCAATGCGGCGCTGCTCTACGTGCGAATCCGCGCGGAAGAGGCGGCGCTGGGTGATGTGTACGCGCAGGCGTTCTCCCATCGCCCTCGTTTCATTCCGGAGGTGCCACGTGGCTGA
- a CDS encoding acyl carrier protein — translation MAERELEVMTEIHRIVTEELEWKGAVEPSQDLVRDLQLDSLGLTVLAVGLENRFRIRLSEEDAQGVRTVGDLAKLVAQRVAAPVEPRREEALP, via the coding sequence GTGGCTGAACGCGAACTGGAGGTCATGACGGAGATTCATCGCATCGTCACCGAGGAGCTGGAGTGGAAGGGCGCGGTGGAGCCCTCGCAGGACCTGGTGCGTGACCTCCAGTTGGACAGCCTGGGCCTCACGGTGCTGGCGGTGGGGCTGGAGAACCGCTTCCGCATCCGCCTGTCCGAAGAGGACGCGCAGGGCGTGCGCACGGTGGGAGACCTGGCGAAGCTGGTGGCGCAGCGGGTCGCGGCTCCGGTGGAACCCAGGCGGGAGGAGGCCCTGCCGTGA